Part of the Pseudobacteroides sp. genome is shown below.
GCAGCCCACTCACCTTCCCGTGATTTGTAGTTTACCGAAACCCCTATGGACTGATTATAAAATAAAAATCACTCAGCAGCACCGTTTTCATTACGTTTTGTGCCTTGAGTGAAGCGAAAGGAATGGATTATATTTATGAAATAGCTGCTCTGTTTAAGGATGCATCGATTGTTACTTTGGTTTCAGCCATATCACCCTATATGGAAATGAGGAGAAGAGCCAGGGAAAGGATTGGGAATCGGGAGTTTGTGGAGGTCTATGTTACAGCAGATCTTCAAACGCTGATAAAACGTGACCCCAAGGGGCTCTATAGAAAAGCTTTGGCAGGGGAGATAACCGATTTTACAGGCATATCTGCTCCGTATGAAGAGCCGGTAAATCCGGAGATTACTTTGGACACAGACAAAGTAACAATTGAAGAAGGGGCAAGTATAGTGCTAAATTATATATGGAAGAGAATTTTGATATAAACAACCGGCGAAAGCATTATATAAAAATTAACTTTTTAAAAGGAGAAAATCTATGATTACAAGAAGACTGGCTCTTAGTTATGATGAGTGTGAAGAAGGAAAAAACTTTTTGGGTCTATTGGAGGAGTTTTATAGCGATCCTTCCTCAAAGGATGTTGAATACCTTGTAATAGGACCTTGGGAGGAAACATGGGAAAATAGCTCAAAGTTTATTGTGGATAATCTCGTAGAAAACAAAGACAAACTGCCGAGCATCAAAGGGCTTTTTATTGGTGATATGGAGTCGGAGGATTGTGAAATATCATGGATAATTCAAAGTGATTTATCACCCCTCTTAAGAGCATTTCCAAATCTAGAAGAGTTAAAAATCAGAGGAAGCTCTGGATTAAGGCTTTCGGATCTGCAACATGATAAGTTAAAGACACTAATTATAGAGTGTGGTGGTTTGAGTACTGATGTAATTGATGATATATTAGAATCAAAGCTTCCCAATCTGGAGCATCTGGAATTATATCTTGGAGTTGAGGAGTACGGATTTAACGGAACAATAGAGGATATAAAACCGTTTATGAAAAAAGGGTTGTTTCCAAAGCTTAAGTATCTTGGATTGAAGGATAGTGAAATACAGGATGAAATAGCACATGAAATTGCCAACAGCGATATTTTAGATGGGCTTGATACACTGGATCTTTCTATGGGAACCCTTACGGATGAAGGGGCAGAAAGTCTTTTGAAAAGCAATAGGATAAAGAATCTCAAGTTTCTGGATTTGAATTATCACTATATGTCCGACGACATGATGAAAAAAATTAAATCCCTAGGAATAAAAGTTGATGTTACTGATCAGCAGGAAGAAGAGGAATACGATGATGAGATATACCGTTACCCTGCTGTTACTGAATAATGAAAAGGGATTATATAATCATAGGTAACCCTGAAAACAGAAGGGTTGAATTTTTCCAAAGAGCGTTAGTAGGACAGGGCATGAAGCCTGCC
Proteins encoded:
- a CDS encoding STM4015 family protein yields the protein MITRRLALSYDECEEGKNFLGLLEEFYSDPSSKDVEYLVIGPWEETWENSSKFIVDNLVENKDKLPSIKGLFIGDMESEDCEISWIIQSDLSPLLRAFPNLEELKIRGSSGLRLSDLQHDKLKTLIIECGGLSTDVIDDILESKLPNLEHLELYLGVEEYGFNGTIEDIKPFMKKGLFPKLKYLGLKDSEIQDEIAHEIANSDILDGLDTLDLSMGTLTDEGAESLLKSNRIKNLKFLDLNYHYMSDDMMKKIKSLGIKVDVTDQQEEEEYDDEIYRYPAVTE
- a CDS encoding adenylyl-sulfate kinase is translated as MDYIYEIAALFKDASIVTLVSAISPYMEMRRRARERIGNREFVEVYVTADLQTLIKRDPKGLYRKALAGEITDFTGISAPYEEPVNPEITLDTDKVTIEEGASIVLNYIWKRILI